The following coding sequences are from one Myxococcales bacterium window:
- a CDS encoding discoidin domain-containing protein, producing the protein MRRTLFILAWLASAPTAWAEDCPPGNLLAGKRPIAWQDIQGDLVLVTDGEVTQEGAVWNARQAVVLDSAVAGLTYDLGTVMPIAAVYIQADANDHYPILGSEDGATWVNLGQVEIAEGVHGLRSRPLSLGGARVRYLRTAEATGDNFYSISELQAFCKLPEPFPPPLKQVRAESQKSVEPWWNDTSSRRWEMIWACLVLALLWWGRILRLEGRPQTLKKLRDGLLLLSLVISSATYVNFFAFHFGNFIHGWDTFHYYVGSKYFKELGYTRLYECIAVADAEDPAWRRRVELRKITNLRTNALETTKEILEHPERCKDHFTPARWDSFKHDIGYFRGRESAKRWDDTSTDHGYNATPVWNLAGSLLANTAPASHTQIFLLNLVDPLYYAGLILLSLWAFGWRTTAVAMAVFATNFPSRFYWTGGAFLRWDWLFFTAATVCFLKKGKPLAAGLALGYAALLRVFPGFLVVGPVLGWAMHLYKSRRLFPLTELSRFYLRFFVGGLLAVAILIPASFITSHGIESYKEFVQNSIKHKETPLTNYMGLRTVVAYRPDEVGRLMKDNRLTDPWAPWKKARIDGYHNAKPLYVALALGFLVLIGLAAGRSDPWMAAAFGITFIPIGVELTCYYYAFIIGVAYLHEKNEDVGIVLLTLTAATEFISLAPLRGMPTWIDEQYTWISLVTVVAFGVILWWFARPPRPTVGPALREKRAPSPEPPPTAPPKDEPQPPSPRGPVTGVPGPRSARGRASSSSRRKRVRRG; encoded by the coding sequence ATGCGCCGAACACTTTTTATCTTGGCATGGCTTGCCTCGGCCCCCACGGCTTGGGCGGAGGACTGTCCCCCGGGCAACCTCTTGGCGGGCAAGCGTCCCATCGCCTGGCAGGACATTCAGGGCGACCTGGTTTTGGTGACCGACGGCGAGGTCACGCAGGAGGGCGCGGTCTGGAACGCACGTCAGGCGGTGGTGCTGGATTCGGCCGTGGCGGGGCTGACCTACGATCTCGGTACGGTGATGCCGATCGCCGCGGTTTACATCCAAGCCGATGCCAACGACCATTATCCGATCCTGGGCTCGGAGGATGGCGCGACCTGGGTAAATTTGGGTCAGGTCGAGATCGCTGAGGGGGTGCACGGTCTGCGCAGCCGCCCTCTGAGCCTCGGGGGCGCGCGCGTACGCTACCTGCGCACCGCAGAGGCAACCGGAGACAATTTCTACTCCATCAGTGAGCTGCAGGCCTTCTGCAAGCTGCCCGAACCTTTCCCTCCCCCGCTCAAGCAGGTCAGGGCCGAGTCGCAAAAGAGCGTCGAGCCTTGGTGGAACGACACCAGCAGCAGACGGTGGGAGATGATCTGGGCCTGCCTCGTGCTGGCGCTGCTCTGGTGGGGCCGCATCCTGCGCTTGGAAGGCCGACCGCAGACGCTCAAGAAACTGCGCGATGGCCTCCTGCTGCTCTCGTTGGTGATTTCATCCGCCACCTACGTCAACTTCTTCGCCTTCCACTTCGGTAACTTCATTCACGGCTGGGACACCTTCCACTACTACGTGGGCTCGAAGTACTTCAAGGAGCTTGGCTATACCCGCCTCTACGAGTGTATTGCGGTAGCCGATGCAGAGGATCCGGCCTGGAGGCGTCGTGTCGAGCTTCGCAAGATCACCAACCTGCGGACCAATGCGCTCGAGACGACGAAAGAGATTCTCGAACACCCCGAGCGATGCAAGGATCACTTCACCCCCGCCCGTTGGGACTCGTTCAAACACGACATCGGGTACTTCCGCGGCCGGGAATCGGCGAAACGCTGGGACGATACGTCCACCGACCACGGCTACAACGCCACCCCCGTGTGGAACCTCGCAGGCTCGTTGTTGGCGAATACGGCCCCGGCGAGTCACACCCAGATCTTCCTCCTGAACTTGGTGGACCCCCTCTACTATGCGGGGCTCATCCTTCTGAGTCTGTGGGCCTTTGGTTGGCGCACCACAGCCGTGGCCATGGCTGTGTTCGCGACGAATTTCCCCAGTCGGTTCTACTGGACCGGGGGAGCGTTCTTGCGGTGGGACTGGCTGTTTTTCACCGCGGCCACCGTGTGCTTTCTCAAGAAGGGCAAGCCGCTCGCGGCAGGTCTGGCCTTGGGATACGCGGCCTTGCTGCGCGTGTTCCCGGGGTTCTTGGTGGTCGGTCCCGTGCTGGGCTGGGCAATGCATCTTTACAAGAGCCGCCGCCTGTTCCCGCTGACCGAGCTGTCTCGCTTCTACCTGCGGTTCTTCGTGGGTGGACTGTTGGCGGTGGCCATCTTGATCCCCGCTAGCTTCATCACCAGCCACGGGATCGAGTCGTACAAGGAGTTCGTCCAAAACTCGATCAAGCACAAGGAGACGCCCCTCACGAACTACATGGGGCTCCGTACGGTGGTGGCCTACCGTCCCGACGAGGTGGGTAGGCTGATGAAGGACAACCGCCTGACCGATCCCTGGGCACCCTGGAAGAAAGCCCGCATCGACGGCTACCACAACGCGAAGCCCCTCTACGTCGCCTTGGCGTTGGGATTCCTCGTTCTGATTGGGCTTGCCGCAGGGAGATCAGATCCATGGATGGCCGCAGCCTTTGGCATCACCTTCATTCCGATTGGCGTGGAGCTGACTTGCTACTACTACGCCTTCATCATCGGGGTGGCGTACCTGCACGAGAAGAACGAGGACGTCGGTATCGTACTGCTGACGCTCACCGCAGCCACTGAGTTCATCTCGTTGGCCCCTCTTCGCGGAATGCCGACCTGGATCGACGAGCAGTACACGTGGATCTCACTGGTCACGGTGGTGGCGTTCGGCGTGATCTTGTGGTGGTTCGCGCGTCCGCCCCGCCCGACGGTCGGGCCGGCTCTTCGAGAGAAACGTGCACCTTCGCCCGAGCCGCCTCCGACCGCCCCGCCCAAGGACGAACCGCAGCCTCCTTCGCCCCGTGGTCCCGTCACGGGGGTCCCGGGGCCCCGCTCGGCGAGAGGGCGCGCCTCCTCCTCCAGTCGGCGCAAACGGGTGCGGCGCGGCTGA
- a CDS encoding class I SAM-dependent methyltransferase, with product MPHDKPPGTEPHHPGDRSSREDEEEGAKAHYADPDLYDRLYERRRRDVSFYRTLADERLGFGAPSAVLELACGTGRLTVPLLRAGHRVLAFDRAPAMLNKAQRRIARLSRSRRQNALLFRADLRSFQLGTKVSFAVSAFHSIQHLVSDEDLLCCFARVHESLRDDGWFAFDVLPPHPAWLGQRELLWDTRTFRHPRTEARVRQGTAFSYDPIRKALHIDLHHRIESPAGQPQLAEEVVKLCHRQFWPGELEALLDQAGFRVLARYGDFDHEAALSREELEDPAATFDEHIFVVCPKR from the coding sequence ATGCCTCACGACAAGCCACCGGGGACCGAACCTCACCACCCGGGCGATCGTTCGAGCCGCGAAGACGAAGAGGAAGGCGCCAAGGCGCACTACGCAGACCCGGACCTCTACGATCGGCTCTACGAGCGCCGGCGTCGCGATGTCTCGTTCTACCGAACGCTGGCCGACGAACGACTGGGGTTCGGAGCCCCCAGCGCGGTCCTCGAGCTGGCTTGCGGCACCGGGCGCCTCACGGTGCCCTTGCTCCGCGCCGGACATCGGGTGCTGGCGTTTGATCGGGCGCCCGCCATGCTGAACAAAGCACAGCGTCGCATCGCTCGCCTGTCACGCTCCCGACGCCAAAACGCCCTGCTTTTCAGGGCTGATTTGCGATCTTTTCAGCTCGGCACCAAGGTGTCCTTCGCGGTCTCGGCGTTCCATTCGATTCAGCACCTCGTGTCTGACGAGGACTTGCTTTGTTGCTTCGCCAGGGTCCACGAGAGTCTGAGAGACGACGGTTGGTTCGCCTTCGACGTTTTGCCACCTCACCCAGCCTGGCTTGGACAAAGGGAGCTGCTCTGGGACACGCGCACCTTCCGCCATCCACGGACCGAAGCGAGGGTGCGACAGGGAACAGCCTTCTCCTACGACCCGATACGCAAGGCCCTTCACATCGACCTTCACCATCGGATCGAGTCACCCGCGGGTCAGCCTCAGCTTGCGGAGGAAGTGGTGAAGCTGTGTCACCGGCAGTTCTGGCCCGGTGAGCTCGAGGCTCTCCTCGACCAAGCGGGCTTCCGCGTACTGGCTCGCTACGGAGACTTCGATCACGAGGCGGCGCTCTCGCGTGAAGAGCTTGAGGATCCCGCAGCCACCTTCGACGAACACATCTTCGTTGTCTGCCCGAAGCGATGA
- the queC gene encoding 7-cyano-7-deazaguanine synthase QueC: MAQSAIVLLSGGLDSATALALARSEGKVCHALAFRYGQRHRFELEAAKQVAHVAGAASFRTIDIDLAGIGGSALTDAIDVPKHRSPAEMGAGIPVTYVPARNTIFVSYAIAVAEVLGAQEIVIGVNALDYSGYPDCRPEWVSAMQEVARLGTKAGVEGSPVVLRAPLIGLSKAEIIQVGTRLGVDYGMTHSCYDPAADGGACGLCDACLLRKAGFATAGVSDPTRYAPACG, translated from the coding sequence ATGGCCCAATCCGCGATTGTACTTCTATCGGGTGGACTCGACTCTGCGACCGCGCTGGCTCTGGCGCGATCGGAGGGGAAGGTGTGCCACGCGCTTGCGTTCCGCTATGGTCAGCGACATCGCTTCGAGCTCGAGGCGGCGAAGCAGGTGGCGCATGTGGCGGGCGCAGCCAGCTTTCGCACCATAGACATCGATTTGGCGGGTATCGGCGGCTCCGCTTTGACGGATGCCATTGACGTCCCCAAACACCGATCACCTGCTGAAATGGGCGCAGGCATTCCGGTGACCTACGTTCCCGCGCGGAACACCATTTTCGTGTCCTATGCGATTGCCGTGGCGGAGGTGCTGGGCGCGCAGGAGATTGTCATTGGGGTGAATGCGCTCGACTACTCCGGGTACCCGGACTGCCGCCCCGAGTGGGTCTCTGCGATGCAAGAGGTGGCCAGGCTCGGCACGAAAGCGGGCGTGGAGGGCTCTCCTGTCGTGCTGCGTGCGCCTCTGATTGGCCTCAGCAAGGCCGAGATCATTCAGGTAGGCACCCGTTTGGGCGTGGACTACGGAATGACTCACTCCTGCTACGATCCCGCCGCGGACGGAGGGGCGTGCGGTCTTTGTGACGCCTGCCTGCTGCGCAAAGCTGGTTTCGCGACCGCGGGGGTATCGGACCCGACCCGGTACGCGCCCGCGTGCGGCTAA
- the pcnB gene encoding polynucleotide adenylyltransferase PcnB codes for MTIDLSQIDPDAVKVVQRLRRFGHEAYLVGGCVRDLLLGRKPKDFDVSTSATPPELRRLFRNCRIIGRRFRLAHIFFGPKIFETSTFRANPREGEDEEKGEATPDDLLIRRDNVFGNAEQDAQRRDFTVNGLFLDPETGHVTDYVNGLADIEARTVRTIGDPDIRFREDPIRILRAVKFAARCGLSIEPETLRCMVEHAQEISKCAQARVSEEFFRLLRAGAAHRSMELLVELQLLPVLMPALEAWRTGAAAPGMHPGPLREVEDAEPSDPSFTETLDTGAEPAPDAGGERGADPQRLWSYLDALDQVTLGDDGAPSNAVVIATLVMPWLYPLLLPESGVRDASRPILGALRPFMEQLRISKRDAENTRQLLLVLRHFIPSRQPARKRPPRINNRDLAADLTWMVKVIAKAEAIELEGLPSIEPPEPVREPVGLSTPSAPRVAGGLSPIPTLPESWHRNEVRPRFLGTGAFGTSIGGAWRYAD; via the coding sequence ATGACAATCGATCTCAGCCAAATCGACCCTGACGCGGTCAAGGTCGTCCAGAGGCTGCGCCGCTTTGGCCACGAGGCCTACTTGGTGGGCGGCTGCGTGCGGGACCTCCTTCTCGGGCGAAAGCCCAAAGACTTCGACGTCTCGACCAGCGCCACCCCACCCGAGCTACGCCGCCTGTTCCGGAACTGCCGCATCATCGGGCGGCGGTTTCGCTTGGCGCACATCTTCTTCGGACCGAAGATCTTCGAGACGTCCACCTTCCGGGCCAACCCTCGAGAGGGCGAGGACGAAGAGAAAGGCGAGGCCACCCCCGACGATCTTTTGATCCGACGGGACAATGTTTTCGGCAATGCCGAGCAGGACGCTCAAAGGCGGGATTTCACCGTCAATGGATTGTTCCTGGACCCCGAGACGGGGCACGTCACGGATTACGTCAATGGCTTGGCCGATATCGAGGCCCGGACCGTTCGGACCATCGGCGACCCTGATATCCGTTTTCGCGAGGATCCCATCCGCATCCTCCGAGCGGTCAAGTTTGCGGCGCGCTGCGGGTTGTCGATCGAGCCCGAGACCCTGCGGTGCATGGTCGAACACGCGCAGGAGATCAGCAAGTGCGCCCAGGCCCGGGTATCGGAGGAGTTCTTTCGCCTCTTGAGGGCAGGTGCAGCTCACCGATCCATGGAGCTTCTCGTGGAGCTTCAACTGCTCCCCGTACTCATGCCGGCCCTGGAAGCCTGGAGAACGGGAGCGGCGGCGCCGGGCATGCACCCCGGCCCCCTTCGAGAGGTGGAGGACGCCGAGCCTTCCGATCCCTCCTTCACGGAGACCCTCGACACGGGCGCTGAGCCCGCCCCCGATGCGGGCGGGGAACGGGGCGCGGATCCGCAGAGGTTGTGGTCGTATCTGGACGCGCTCGACCAGGTCACACTGGGTGATGACGGCGCCCCCTCCAATGCTGTGGTGATCGCCACCTTGGTGATGCCCTGGCTGTACCCGCTTCTGTTGCCAGAGTCGGGAGTCCGGGACGCGAGCCGTCCCATTCTGGGGGCGCTCCGCCCCTTCATGGAGCAGCTGCGCATCTCCAAGCGAGACGCCGAGAACACCCGCCAGCTCCTCTTGGTGCTGAGGCACTTCATCCCCAGTCGCCAGCCCGCCCGCAAACGTCCCCCGCGGATCAACAACCGGGACTTGGCCGCTGACCTCACCTGGATGGTGAAGGTGATCGCAAAGGCTGAGGCCATCGAACTCGAAGGTCTTCCCTCCATCGAGCCGCCTGAACCTGTGCGAGAGCCCGTGGGGCTGTCGACCCCCTCGGCGCCCCGGGTGGCGGGAGGGCTAAGCCCCATACCGACCCTGCCTGAAAGCTGGCACCGCAACGAGGTCCGTCCGCGCTTCCTGGGCACGGGAGCGTTCGGGACCTCGATCGGCGGCGCCTGGCGCTACGCGGATTGA